Proteins encoded together in one Pogoniulus pusillus isolate bPogPus1 chromosome 18, bPogPus1.pri, whole genome shotgun sequence window:
- the PSMB1 gene encoding proteasome subunit beta type-1, whose product MLSAAGFVDVRPEMGYEFGAPKQYRFSPYTFNGGTVLAVAGEDFSIVASDTRLSEGYEIHCRDSPKCYKLTEKTIIGCTGFHGDCLTLTKIIEARLKMYKHSNNKTMTTGAIAAMLSTILYSRRFFPYYVYNIIGGLDEEGKGAVYSFDPVGSYQRDSFKAAGSASAMLQPLLDNQIGFKNMQNVEHVPLTLEKALQLVKDVFISAAERDVYTGDAIKICIVTKDGIKEESVQLRKD is encoded by the exons ATGTTGTCTGCCGCTGGGTTTGTGGACGTCAGGCCAGAGATGGGCTACGAGTTCGGCGCGCCCAAGCAGTACCGCTTCTCGCCTTACACCTTTAACGGAGG GACTGTGTTGGCAGTTGCTGGAGAAGACTTTTCTATCGTTGCCTCTGACACACGACTGAGCGAAGGTTATGAAATTCACTGCCGAGACAGTCCAAAATGCTACAAGCT AACAGAGAAAACGATCATTGGATGCACTGGTTTTCATGGTGACTGCCTTACCCTTACTAAAATTATTGAAGCAAGATTAAAG ATGTACAAGCATTCCAATAACAAGACCATGACTACTGGGGCTATTGCAGCAATGCTCTCTACAATTCTGTATTCTCGGCGTTTCTTTCCTTACTATGTTTACAACATCATTGGTGGACTTGATGAAGAAG gGAAGGGAGCAGTATATAGCTTTGATCCAGTGGGTTCATACCAGAGAGATTCTTTCAAAGCAGCTGGATCAGCAAGTGCCATGTTGCAGCCCTTGCTTGATAACCAG ATTGGCTTCAAGAACATGCAGAACGTGGAACACGTACCTCTGACCTTGGAAAAGGCTTTGCAGCTGGTTAAAGACGTCTTTATTTCTGCTGCTGAGAGAGATGTGTACACTGGGGATGCAATTAAGATTTGCATTGTCACAAAAGATGGCATTAAAGAGGAAAGCGTCCAATTACGAAAAGACTAA